Genomic window (Dethiosulfovibrio salsuginis):
CTTGACTCCCTAAAAAGAAAAATGGCCCGGAGAAATTATCTCACCGGGCCTCTCTATCCTTTTTTGTACACGTCTCCTCTGTGGCCTATACGTACCACCAGAATGGTGACTTTCTTGTCTTCGATCGAGCATATCAGGCGGTAATCTCCGACTCTATAACGCCAAAAGGCTCCAAGAGGCCCCTTAAGAGACTTGCCTAAAGACCTGGGATTGTCTTGTCCGGCTATACGTTTCTCCATATAGTCCATGATTCGCTTAGCTTCTTGCTTGCCTATGTGCTTTAGGTCCTTTACTGCCGCAACGTCGTACTCAATCGTCCAGGCCAAGTTCACGCCTCACTTCTTCTGAGCTTAACGGCTTAGCCCCTTTTTTTCTGCTTAAGGCCATAGCTTCAGCAGCGAGGTAATAATCCTCCATGTCGTCGATATTATCCTCTATTAATTTTCGGACATAGAAGGCTTTGGTTCTCCCTGTAGCCTTGGAGAGGCGGTCCAGTCTCCCTCCTGTCTCTTCGTCGAGACGGATGGATAACGGTGTAGGCATGAAAGCAACCCCCTTTTCTTGTAGTCTATGTAGTTATCGTAGCACAGAGTCAAAAAAGGTCAAGCGAGATCCCCTGTCCCTCTGGGCGGTCACTTCACAATTCCGTGAAGCGAGAGTTCCTTCTGTGGCTACACGGTCCAGGTCGATCATGTGGCCTGGAGGACTCCCGGGCGACTCCCAGATGGAGGCACGATTCGGTGCAGTCGCAGCCCCTAAAATCCCTTCCCTGTGACCACAGGAAGAACAGGGCAATATCCACCTCAAATCAGAGGTATCAGTATGCCTCTTGCGAAAAGTAGGCCACTTAGGAGCGATTCTGAGGGGTGTTATTGTTCATGGCTATGCGACCAAAAGGGGCAACTCCTTGCGGCGGTTGGCGTGGAGCGACTAAGGCCCCTGAACATCGTCCAGGCCGCAAGGTGGAGGGTGATTACTAAGTTTTACTAAATCCTGCGTGGACCATCCTGTGGAGTAAGCAGGGTAGTATCTCCTGCGTGGACCTGACCGGCTGAGGTGCTACATCCGATGTGACCCCATGAGGAAGACTTTTCGCCAAAACCGGCGAACCAATAAGGCTATCCCCCAGAATCGGGAAAAATTACCGCTTAACCTTTGGCCTGTGCCTGGAGGACTCGGCGAGAGTGCCGACCCCCTCTGGAGGTTTTTCCGGAAATCCCAGATAGTTCCCCTGTGGTCAAAGAGAAAGCTCCTCCCCGGAGATCGAGGAAGGGCCTGTGGTGTTATCGCTTGTCCTTTTGGATACTGCGCTTAGCCCTCTCCCTTGTGGGCGGTATTAGAGCATCCACAGGAGAACTGGGCCGCTGTTGGTCCCTTAGGTCGTCTATGCCCAGGTGGGTATAGCGCATGGTCATTTGTGGCCCTGTATGGCCCATGAGTTTCTGTAGGACCAAGGTATTCATCCCGGCCCGGAGCGGGAGATGATGCAGTGGTGGGCGGACTGGCTGGATGGGACCTCGATATAACTTGACAAATGGGCTAGGAGGTTCTATCTTATAGGTGAGCTAGTGCTCGGTGTGGCTGACACCTAAATCCGAAATGTCTGCGGGACGAATGTGCCTGAGGTCGCTGGGCGACGATAAAACCCATGAGATTTGCGAGACGAATGTGCTTGAGGCTGGCGGACAGCGATAATAATCAGCCATTGAAGTTAGAGGGTGTAGAGGATATTCTTCCTCTACACCCTTTTTCATGGAGAGTGATTCTGAGGATGATGAGAAAAGACAAAATTTTATCAATGATCTTCTCTATGGCCCAAGACTATAGCCTGTATTTTGAGAACAAAAATATGTTGTTCGTATATAGTGACAGCAATGGCCTTCAGAATATTGAGTCGTTGTTTTTAGGGCACCATTTCCGGCATCTTACCGGTATAAAGACTACGCTTCGTCCCAATGACTTTTACAAGCGGGCTTTGGCCAAGAGACTCTCCGAAAATGATCTTGGGCAAGTTGAATCAGTTGTGGAGCTAAAACTTGAAGCCTTTCTACTTTTGAAAAATGCCCTGGAAAAGGGGTGCTCAATTAGCATAGGGAGAAAAAATCAAGGTATTGGTTATCGGATTTATTCTGATTTGCTTGTGGGAACAACAAAAGCTTGTCTGGGATTCGTTGAGGACAGTGGAAGTGATTTCTACGTCCCTAACACGCTTCTAAAGGCAGACATCCGAAAAGAAGCTCAAAAGAGCTTCCCGGTCTTATTGGTCTGCATAAAGAATAAAAAAGAACCCTTTTACAGGGTCAGTTTTTGCCGAGAGGGGTTTGATCGCTCCTGCCTTCCGGACGAAATCCTGTCTAGGGTAGAAGCCTCTTAGGTCAGTCTTGGCCATGGAATATTTTTAGGAATATTTTTATCACCAAAAACAAGGGCCGGAGCTGGATGCTCTGGCCCTTTGTGCTATCTTGCTAACCGTCGGATGGCATCGACGATCGTCTCGGTGTTCCATCCGACCATTTTAAACTCTCCTCTTCTGCTGTTTTATGGTCGACACCTACAAAAATACAACAGAATCCAGGTTTTTCATAGCAGGGAGATTGGGCGGAAGCTCTTAAATCATAAAATCATTGGGGTTAATGCGGAAAGTCGGGTCCAAACCAAGTCGATGCCTCACGTCGGCTAAAGACGAAGATTCCCTGTTGTCGAGAAGATCTTCCTCGTATGCGGCAGCAGCAAGGGCGGCGTCTTCCATATCGTCAAGATAGTCTTCGATGGCTTTACGGGCATACCAGCTTTTTGTTCTGCCGGTTTTCTTCGCCAGAGCTTCGAGTCGTGAAGAGAGCTGTTCGTCCAATCTTATGGCAAGCATAGGAACTCCCCCTTTCTGTGTAATACTAGTATAGGGCATAATTTCCCTCTATTTCCGCGAAATAGGCCCCTCCCCGGTGGAGCGGAGAAGGGCTGTGTGTTTAGCCATTCCCGTTTTCCAAGAGAGAGGGGAAGAAGGACCTCAGCGAATCGATCGATATAGTGACGTCTTCTTTGTTTTCCGCCTCCATCCATGGAGTCTCGTTGTGTGTGAGGTTGCGGAGTTTCGACGCTGAATATTCCCCATAGACGGAAAAAACGTCGTCGATCAATGCCTTTTCCTCTGTCGTTACATTGTCAGGCGTGCCGTTCTGTGCTTTGTCTATGACGTTCGGTCCGAAGTCACGATAACTCTTGTACAGGTCGGGGACCACTGGCCCATGGGGCCACGCCTCTATGGCCTCCGGGAACAGCGGGCGTTCGAGTAGAACGACAGAAAAGCCCTGAACATAG
Coding sequences:
- a CDS encoding type II toxin-antitoxin system RelE family toxin; protein product: MAWTIEYDVAAVKDLKHIGKQEAKRIMDYMEKRIAGQDNPRSLGKSLKGPLGAFWRYRVGDYRLICSIEDKKVTILVVRIGHRGDVYKKG
- the relB gene encoding type II toxin-antitoxin system RelB family antitoxin; this translates as MPTPLSIRLDEETGGRLDRLSKATGRTKAFYVRKLIEDNIDDMEDYYLAAEAMALSRKKGAKPLSSEEVRRELGLDD
- a CDS encoding PBECR4 domain-containing protein, whose translation is MRLADSDNNQPLKLEGVEDILPLHPFSWRVILRMMRKDKILSMIFSMAQDYSLYFENKNMLFVYSDSNGLQNIESLFLGHHFRHLTGIKTTLRPNDFYKRALAKRLSENDLGQVESVVELKLEAFLLLKNALEKGCSISIGRKNQGIGYRIYSDLLVGTTKACLGFVEDSGSDFYVPNTLLKADIRKEAQKSFPVLLVCIKNKKEPFYRVSFCREGFDRSCLPDEILSRVEAS
- the relB gene encoding type II toxin-antitoxin system RelB family antitoxin, coding for MLAIRLDEQLSSRLEALAKKTGRTKSWYARKAIEDYLDDMEDAALAAAAYEEDLLDNRESSSLADVRHRLGLDPTFRINPNDFMI
- a CDS encoding Panacea domain-containing protein; this translates as MASVFDVASYILGKADLDEGDGITHLKLQKLVYYVQGFSVVLLERPLFPEAIEAWPHGPVVPDLYKSYRDFGPNVIDKAQNGTPDNVTTEEKALIDDVFSVYGEYSASKLRNLTHNETPWMEAENKEDVTISIDSLRSFFPSLLENGNG